In Fragaria vesca subsp. vesca linkage group LG5, FraVesHawaii_1.0, whole genome shotgun sequence, the genomic stretch ACTTCTTCAAGTGCTCCAAACAATGCGCATACTACGAACAGACTTTTGCAAGATTTGAATCTATCTCGGATTATGCACCATAAAGTCTGTTCAAAAATTCGTTCAATTTGGGAAAAAAAAGTACCAAGCTTTAACATGAAAGGGACTCATCTATTTTTCGTTTTGTAAAGGTTGCATTAAAGAGACCTGGCTTCTTTGGTTTCGATTGGGTATAGATTTTTTTTTGGAAACTACATTTCTGTTTCCCTACAATCTGATTTGTAAAGTTGCATTCCATAGCAGTTGCGTTGTTGTATAGGAAGAAAGATGGCTGTTTAAATGTTGCAACTATCAGATTTGTAAAGGTTGCATTCCCTAGCAGTTTGTGATTGAAATTATTTAATTGCATGTTTACATGTACAATGAATATATAAAACTTAGCAAGAAAGATGGCTTTGGTTATCGATTTGTGATTCAAATTATCTGCATATCAATATAAATGTATAATTAATTAGTAAGTCTAAGGTTGAGACACATTATCAACTTTTATAGAGAGTAACATAAAAGCCAAACATTTAGCAGGCACGAAGAAAGTTCTTCTGCACGCGCGTGTTATAAGGCTAGTCTATTTTATACGGTTGTGAACGACTGATGAATCGGGTACATAGATATATAAGTAAATATTGCAGTTCTGGAGGCCCAATTATCTTTCATGGCTTAACCCAGCCCAGTGGAAATATTCATCGTAATTGGCCCACACGCCCGGCTCAACCCGCTGCAAAGCCCACTCCCCAGCAACACTGCGCGCCCCGTCTAATCAATCCACCACGCAGCTGTGCGCAGAAAACCCCCGCCTCACGAGCCGCTGCCACGATTGATGGGTTTTTGTCAATTTGCAGGTAACTGGGACTGTAGTGATGCACACAAAACTGAAAATCCGGCAACAAAACAGATGAGAAGAATTCCCCAAGACATTGTACATCACAAACTATCCTCAAAACTTCTCTCAACAGCCTGAGCTTGATACAATAGAGATCATCATTGATACACATCCTCTCTCAAAAGCCGATTGTATTGACCAGGATTCATGGCGGCACCAGGATTTGAAGGTTGGGGTGGGTNNNNNNNNNNNNNNNNNNNNNNNNNNNNNNNNNNNNNNNNNNNNNNNNNNNNNNNNNNNNNNNNNNNNNNNNNNNNNNNNNNNNNNNNNNNNNNNNNNNNNNNNNNNNNNNNNNNNNNNNNNNNNNNNNNNNNNNNNNNNNNNNNNNNNNNNNNNNNNNNNNNNNNNNNNNNNNNNNNNNNNNNNNNNNNNNNNNNNNNNNNNNNNNNNNNNNNNNNNNNNNNNNNNNNNNNNNNNNNNNNNNNNNNNNNNNNNNNNNNNNNNNNNNNNNNNNNNNNNNNNNNNNNNNNNNNNNNNNNNNNNNNNNNNNNNNNNNNNNNNNNNNNNNNNNNNNNNNNNNNNNNNNNNNNNNNNNNNNNNNNNNNNNNNNNNNNNNNNNNNNNNNNNNNNNNNNNNNNNNNNNNNNNNNNNNNNNNNNNNNNNNNNNNNNNNNNNNNNNNNNNNNNNNNNNNNNNNNNNNNNNNNNNNNNNNNNNNNNNNNNNNNNNNNNNNATCCACATAATCTTCTTTGCAGATGAATTAGCTACAAATCGCTCTTTCATGGCTTCCTCTTCAAGCTTCTTCTTTTCAATATCAGCCAGCCTATCATTTTCCTCTCGCAACTTGCTAAACATCTTGATAAAGATGAACAACATCTGTGTCAATGCATGGCAAACAAAAGTCAAAGATCAAAGTTTTCAAATATAGACACGATGTAAGAAAATCATAAAAGAGACTTCTAATGACATTTATATTATCTCTCCAAAATTAAAACTCAAGCAAATGCATTGCATCACTGGCTGAAATACACTGAGCATATCCCTGTTTATATCTGCCTTTACTTTTATCAATGGATTTTAATGATTGTCCTCCTATCAAATACATAACAGCCAAATTTAAATGCTCCAAAACCTACATAGCAAGTCCATTTCTAACAGACATAATAGAAGTTCCGGTAGAGGGCCTGATCTCATGTTTATCAACAGACTTTTGGATAAAGCCCTATGAGCAATATGGATGAAAAGAAATAAATGGATTATCTGAAGACTGCAATACAGCAAGGGGTGGAGCACCTTTAAACTATTAGCTTATTGGATTTCGCACTCTATTTAGGTTCTATTAGGTTCTTTACCCAATATTGGTAGTACTCCAGAGTCCAGACAATAAAAAGCAAAGTAAGAAAGTAGAGGAAAGGGCAAAAAAAGAACAAGAAGCAAAAAGCAAGCAGCATGACTGAGAATCGAACTCCTAAGCGGCGCACCTTTGAACCAGTTTCATGTCCAGCTGAGCTATAACAGGATACATGTATTTAAACTTTCCTAGAACTTAAGATACAGCCTCAAAATTTAGGGGCACTGTTATCTCGCTCATGTCACGCCTGTTCTAAGCTGGATCTGATACTTAGGGCATCGAACTAGATAGCTACACCTGTTTAGATGATTGTTCAGTTATATGGACTCGACTCATCATCATCAACTGAAGAATGTACTTCAATTTGTTACAATTTGTTTAGTTATATGGACTCAACTCACCAAACACCAGCTTCATTACAATTTGTTTTTCTTTTTCCTTTAACTTTGGTTGTGTATTACCTAAGCTATCTGGTTAATGAAGTGACCAAACAAGCATAACTGTTTGAGAAGCTAAAAACAACTGGAACTGAATTAAACAGAACAATAATAAGATATATCGGAGCTTATTAGAGACAGCGAAAACAAGGTACACATATACAGATCGCGAAAGGACTAAACCACATATAAAATCGAAAAGTGATGATGTTATTGAATTCAGATGTATTCTTATAACCTAAAGATAACCTAAACCACTCATTCTCTAGTTACCTATGCACAAATGGATCCTGCAAAAACTGAGCCAAATTGGAGAACTTTTAAAAAAATTGATTAGCACAATGTTAGTCTTAATTTTATCATACAGACTCCCCACAGTTTAGATGAGTTGAAAAGTGATGAATGTGCTTACACTCTTATCATCCAACGGTGCTCTTGATCAAAAGAGTATTTGCCACCATAACAGATTCCAGAAGACAAGTCAACAGCTTCGAAGGGCAGGGGAACGTCTTGGTCATCATCATTATTTTGGATGCGGAGTATGAACTTAGACCAATGAACTTCAGTCTGATCATCGTCGGCGTTACAGAGTTTGGACCAAACCAAAGCAAACTTGAGTTCATCTTCCCTGACTTGCATCAGCGCTGTGTAAGAGACAAGCCATTCACTCTTCACGTCGGGAAGGACGATGCCATCGTTTGAGAGTCCCTGAACTGGTTCGGGGAGCCATACATTGTTACGGATATCAAAAACATACAAAGCCGGACCATAAATCCCAATCCTGGGATGGAAACGTCCAAAGTCTATCACAAAGTCTTGCGCTAGCACAGCGGTGGCGGACCACTTAGGGAAGCGCCAGCATAAGAAGGGATCGTTGTCAACGGGAAAACTACAGATCTCCTCCCAAGAGCGAGATTCCAAATGACGGAAGCCCAACTGACCCGGCTTGTCCTTCCGAGCAAGATTATACAGGAGCATCTTGGACCTAGTTGAAGCAATTGGCCACCAAGCGAATGGGAGGGGAAAGGCTTCCGGTTTGTCTTCCAAGTGGTGGCAGTTGACGCGGAGCACTCTATCTGCCGTCAACAAGTAGATCCAATCGCCGTCATCGGAAACCACCGCCGCTCTCACATATTTGAAATCTTGAGTTGCGAATCTCGACCAAGAGATGGGGCTCCGCTGCTGCAAGTCAATGTAGAGGATTCCGTTGTTATCGACTTTGCCGTCCCATCCTCCTCTTACAGTAAGGCCACCGACGAAGAATAGACGGGAATTGGTAGAACCAAACTGGTTAAGAGGAAGTCACAGAGAAAAGGAGAGAAGAGAAAGGAGTCTTAGAGATGCATAATTTCATTGATATCCTGCCAATGGCTTGGAAGTACAGATATAAAGAGGAGACGTGGACTAATGCCACCTAGTACAGCCAAAAGAGTCCTAGACTCTAGGAGACAAAAGGAAACCAGTTTGAAGTGGTCGTGATAGCAACAGCTCTGCCAGCATAGCTGAAAGGGATGGGGCTTCGTTACATGTGATCCATGAATAACTAGGTGATTAGTATCAAGGTAATGAGATGGTTCTAACAGGAATTGGCGACTAGTAAAGGGGCCGCATCAGTAGCATACCCTATGTTGGGAAGCTTGACAACTCTGACTCTATCTTGCTCACTCTTAAGGACCCAGAGTTCCGGCCTCAACTCATCATCTGTTTCTTTATCGACACCACTTTTCTCCTCGATCACAACCCACCGATAATGAGGATCTACAACCTCACCGTCGATAAACTGTAGGTAAATCGGCATATCTATAACTTCACTTTTCTTTGCTAACGGCGAATCCATTTGCAAACCCTAATACACATTTGAATGGGATACATAGATCTCTACTTTTATATATACAGGGCCCTTCCAATAAGGGATCCCTTTTTTTGTTCATTTTTAGGGATAGATCATTTGACGAACTTTTCGATTACAAAATCAAATCTTCACCGTTCAGTTCGTTGGGCT encodes the following:
- the LOC101303333 gene encoding uncharacterized protein LOC101303333 → MLLYNLARKDKPGQLGFRHLESRSWEEICSFPVDNDPFLCWRFPKWSATAVLAQDFVIDFGRFHPRIGIYGPALYVFDIRNNVWLPEPVQGLSNDGIVLPDVKSEWLVSYTALMQVREDELKFALVWSKLCNADDDQTEVHWSKFILRIQNNDDDQDVPLPFEAVDLSSGICYGGKYSFDQEHRWMIRVCCSSLSRCLASCERKMIGWLILKRRSLKRKP